In a genomic window of Brassica rapa cultivar Chiifu-401-42 chromosome A10, CAAS_Brap_v3.01, whole genome shotgun sequence:
- the LOC103844828 gene encoding vacuolar protein sorting-associated protein 26A gives MNYLLGAFKPACNVSITFTDGKNRKQVPIKKDNGQTVMNPLFQSQETIAGKVIIEPYQGKKVEHNGVKVELLGQIEMYFDRGNFYDFTSLVRELDVPGEIYEKKAYPFEFSTVEMPHETYNGVNVRLRYVLKVTVTRGYGGSIVEYQDFVVRNYSPLPPINNSIKMEVGIEDCLHIEFEYNKSKYHLKDVILGKIYFLLVRIKIKNMDLEIRRRESTGAGANTHVETETLAKFELMDGAPVRGESIPVRLFLTPYDLTPTLTNINNKFSVKYYLNLVLVDEEDRRYFKQQEITLYRLKEETS, from the exons ATG AACTATCTTCTTGGAGCTTTTAAGCCGGCCTGTAATGTTTCTATCACCTTTACTGATGGGAAAAATCGTAAACAG GTTCCCATTAAGAAAGATAATGGACAGACGGTTATGAACCCGCTTTTCCAGAGCCAAGAAACTATTGCTGgcaag GTTATTATTGAGCCATATCAAGGGAAAAAGGTGGAGCACAATGGTGTTAAAGTTGAGCTTCTTGGTCAAATAG AAATGTATTTTGACAGAGGGAACTTCTACGACTTCACTTCCTTGG TGCGTGAGCTTGATGTACCTGGAGAAATATATGAAAAGAAGGCATACCCTTTTGAATTTTCGACCGTTGAGATGCCACATGAGACATACAATGGCGTAAATGTGCGGCTAAG GTATGTCCTCAAAGTAACAGTTACACGTGGCTATGGTGGAAGCATCGTAGAGTATCAGGACTTTGTG GTCCGTAACTATTCTCCACTACCTCCAATCAATAACAGCATCAAG ATGGAAGTTGGGATCGAGGACTGCCTACATATCGAGTTTGAGTACAATAAAAGCAA GTACCACCTGAAAGATGTTATCCTTGGGAAGATATACTTTCTTCTGGTCAGAATCAAGATAAAGAATATGGATCTTGAGATCAGAAGGCGAGAATCAACAGGAGCAGGAGCTAATACTCACGTCGAGACAGAAACACTAGCCAAATTTGAGTTAATGGATGGTGCTCCCGTTAGAG GCGAATCTATACCCGTAAGACTGTTCTTGACACCATACGATCTGACACCAACGCTTACGAACATAAACAACAAATTCAGCGTTAAGTATTATCTGAATCTTGTGCTGGTGGACGAGGAGGATCGCCGTTACTTCAAGCAGCAAGAAATCACGCTGTACAGGCTCAAAGAGGAGACATCTTGA
- the LOC103844829 gene encoding ATPase family AAA domain-containing protein 1 yields the protein MRRSSAKRDTSFLEQLILYVAGAAFTSLSLYVCARHFDPNRDAATKALKHKRELSKRLGRPLIQTNQYEDVIACDVINPQNIDVEFDSIGGLESIKQALYELVILPLKRPELFAYGKLLGPQKGVLLYGPPGTGKTMLAKAIAKESGAVFINVKVSNLMSKWFGDAQKLVAAVFSLAEKLQPAIIFIDEVDSFLGQRRATDNEAMANMKTEFMALWDGFTTDQNARVMVLAATNRPSELDEAILRRFPQAFEIGMPDRKERAQILEVVLKGERVEPGIDYDRIAGLCEDYTGSDIFELCKKAAYFPIREILEEEKRGRQVSVPRPLTQFDLEKVLATSKKTQVAASEYSGSSSHASVWRSPRDSEEVQAAINGISKLFTPRIVNHQSDSQDPEGDSE from the exons ATGAGGAGATCATCGGCGAAGAGGGACACAAGTTTCTTAGAGCAATTGATTCTCTACGTCGCAGGCGCTGCATTTACCAGCTTATCTCTATACGTCTGTGCCCGTCACTTTGACCCGAATCGTGACGCTGCTACAAAGGCCCTCAAGCATAAGAGAGAACTCTCCAAACGTCTTGGTCGTCCCCTTATCCAGACCAATCAATACGAG GATGTGATAGCTTGTGATGTAATAAACCCACAAAACATAGATGTGGAGTTCGATTCTATTGGAGGGTTGGAGTCAATCAAGCAGGCTTTGTACGAGCTTGTGATTCTGCCGTTGAAAAGACCCGAGCTTTTTGCTTATGGGAAGCTGCTTGGTCCTCAGAAGGGTGTTTTGCTGTATGGTCCTCCTGGCACTGGGAAGACCATGCTCGCCAAGGCTATTGCGAAAGAGTCTGGAGCTGTTTTCATCAATGTGAAGGTCTCTAATCTGATGAGCAAGTGGTTCGGTGATGCACAGAAGCTCG TGGCTGCTGTGTTTAGCTTGGCGGAGAAACTCCAACCTGCGATTATTTTTATAGACGAGGTGGATAGTTTTCTTGGCCAGCGCCGTGCGACGGATAATGAAGCGATGGCGAATATGAAGACTGAGTTTATGGCTCTATGGGATGGGTTTACTACTGACC AGAACGCTAGGGTGATGGTTCTTGCTGCAACGAACAGACCTTCTGAGCTCGATGAAGCTATACTGAGACGGTTTCCTCAGGCGTTTGAGATCGGTATGCCTGACCGCAAGGAGAGAGCTCAGATACTGGAAGTTGTTTTGAAAGGAGAGAGGGTCGAACCGGGTATTGACTATGATCGTATAGCTGGGTTATGTGAAGACTATACCGGTTCAGATATCTTTGAACTCTGCAAAAAGGCAGCTTACTTCCCAATCAGAGAGATCCTAGAGGAGGAGAAAAGGGGCAGACAAGTTTCG GTGCCTAGGCCGTTGACTCAATTCGACTTGGAGAAGGTTCTTGCTACTTCAAAGAAGACACAGGTTGCTGCAAGCGAGTACTCTGGCTCAAGCTCTCACGCTTCGGTTTGGAGAAGTCCAAGGGATAGTGAGGAGGTACAGGCAGCTATAAATGGCATCTCAAAGCTCTTTACTCCTAGGATTGTAAACCATCAGTCGGATTCTCAGGATCCAGAAGGAGATTCAGAATAG